CTCTCCATTTCTGCCCTCTCCATCTGAACTGAATGTTTTATTGGAAGAGAACGGCAGATGCAAAAGCTCACTTCCAGGAATGACACATCTCAAGTGATCAGTGGGTTCAGTCACCATGACAACAAATATCCTCCACACAGGATGAGCAGTTTGGGTCCAGTTTGTTTGAAGCCAAAGTCACTTCTTTACTGTCATAGAAGTCAGATTGAACCCTAGCCCTAATGAAAAATATCAGCAGCTGCTTAGCACAGTATGGTTTGGCTGTTTAATGATTGCTTTCCCTGTGTATTTCAGTATATTTCAGAGATCCCCAGCAAAACATGTCTTTGATATTAGTCTACACTATTTCATTTTaacctccagagtggcgcagcggtctaaggcactgtatctcagtgctagaggcttcactacataCCCAGaatcgattccaggctgtatcacaaccggacgtgattgggagtcccatagggcggcacacaattggcccagtgtcatccgggttagggtttggccggtgcaggctgtcattgtaaataagaatttgttcttaactgacttgcctagttaaatttaaaaaatacagtAGTCAGAATGCAATTAAACAGCTATACATTAGTTTACTTTATATGGGACAAGTATAACCACTTTGACACATTTAACAAACAATCGTCCAATGCATTCCACTATAGTGTTTCTAGCTCACATTTTCAACACTCGTCCCTAAATGGACTTTAATGGAAACAAAAGTGTATGCGGCGGTGTGCTGGCTATTGAAAGAACATGTGACATGTTGTTCTGACATACTATTGGTTGATTAAGACAGCAGATGTATGTATGTGAGGATtgtttatttgttgttgttgactttATTAGGATGCCCATTAGCtgacgccaatggcgacagctagtcttactgggctCCGTCacataacgaaaaatacattacagataaaatacattttttcaagacggtgcattcggaaagtattcagaccccttgattttttcccaaaattttgttatgttacaactttattctaaaatggattcaatagtttttccCCTCCACACCTTATCATTACAAGCTAGGTTTTAggattttttgcaaatttatacaaaataaacaactgaaatatcacatttacataagtattcagaccctttactcagtactttgttgaagcacctttggcagcgattacagcctcgagtcttcttcggtatgacactacaagctttgcacacctatatttggggagtttctcccattcatctctgcagatcctctgaagctctgtcaggttggatggggagcatcgttgcacagctattttctgttctcccaagagatgtttgatcgggttcaagtccgggctctggctgggccactcaaggacattcagagacttgtcctgaagccactcctgcgttgtctttgctgtgtgcttagggtcgttgtcctgttggaaggtgaaccttcgccccagtctgaggtcctgagcactctggagcaggttttcatcaaagatctctctgtacttttctccattcatatTTACCTCGAtgctgaatagtctcccagtccctgccgctgaaaaacatccccacagcatgatgctgctaccaccaccatgcttcacagtagggaagGTTtcctggcattcaggccaaagagttcaatcttggtttcatcagaccagagaatcttgtttctcatggtctgagagtctttaggtgacttttggcaaactccaagtgggctgtcatgcaCCGTTTTACTGAATAGTGGCTTCCATCTgacctgattgttggagtgctgcagaaatcattgtccttctggaaggttctctcatccccACAGATGAGCTCTAGACCTCTATcggagtgaccatctggttcttggtcacctccctgaccaaggcccttctcccctgattgctcagtttggccaggcggccagctctaggaagagtcttggtggttccaaacttcatatatttaagaatgatggaggccactgtgttcttggggaccttcaatgctacagaaatgtttaggtacccttccccagatctgtgcctcaacacaatcctgtctcagagctctacggacaattccttcgacctcatggcttggtttttgctctgacatgtacttttTTTAAgggacctttttatatagaccggtgcctttccagatcatgtccaatcaatggaatttaccacaggtggacttcgatcaagttgtagaaacatcgcaaggatgatcaatggaaacaggatgcacctgagctcaatttcgagtctcatagcaaagggtctgaatacttatgtaaataaggtatttctgttttttatttttaatacatttgccaaaaattgtaaaaacctgtttcgctttgtcagtatggggtattgtgtgtagattgctgaggattttttattttatttaatccattttagaataagtctgtaacagcctcccgagtggcacagtggtctaagcttcgtccgggttaggggagggtttggctggcaggaaTGTTCTTGTcacatcgtgcactagcgactcctgtggcgggccgggtgcaatgcatgctgacacggtcgccagctgtacggtgtttcctccgacacaggctggcttctgggttaagctctcgacaagactgtaactaccaattggatatcatgaaatttgggagaaaaggggtaaaaagaataaggctgtaatgtaactaagtgtggaaaaagtcaatgggtctaaatactttccagatggcactgtatgtacatttaaaaacatttacatgtaacgtgtgtgtgtgcatctatcagttacacacaTGTCAGTTTATAcacacaagtaggtcacatgagaGTCGCCGTGacgtgttgctttatctgttttttgagaTGGAACggctctgtataatactataCGTTGATCTAGGCTATAGGCCAGTGCATAGTGAATAAGCATATACTGTTTACATGGAAATTGCTAGAGGACAGACTGTGACCTATATTTCTGCTTCTTCTGACAGATATTGCTGATCtgattttttaattttatttttatttattttttttctgACGTTTTGGTGACGTCACATCATAGGATATAGGCCTAATCCTCAGCTCAGTATTGCATGGAATCGGATTAGGTGTTCTTCAAAGAAAGATACATCTATACATTATACTGTATGCAATGGTATATGTGTATGTTGTGGTATTGACCGCtgttgctgtgtgtctgtgtgatctgTCGTATTGGCTACAGTGTGATGGATGCATCTAGAACCGGCCAGGCTATACCCACTATTTCCCTGCTAGTCAACAGTTTCAATTTCAACTGCAGGACTGAGTTTTTAGTCATGCTTCAAGGCTCAACAGATACTCTGATGTGTATCAAGTTCAAACTTTAGAAATTAGATATTAGAATGCTATTCCTTTTGATTTAACACAAAATCCTTTTATTGTGAAGGTTATCTGAGAGAAATGGATACGAAAAGAGAAACTGCAGTCATCTTGGCATTTCTTTGCCACCTGAATGGTGTGATAAAAATCCATATTTACTTTAGGTCTGTATTTGGAGAAAATCAACcattctttgtctctctctcctttaatcTGTCAACAGTTTGTAAAAGTTGCATCGTCCAACACTTTGAAGACAGCAACGACTGCCCCAAATGTGGCATCCAAGTCCATGAAACCAACCCTCGAGAGATGTTAAGGTAATACACCTAATTTGACATCTAACAGAATCTCATCTGCATTTATATTTTCCCTATTGAGAATCACAGGATGATAATGAATGCTACTGAATAGATTACCATCAGTAAAGTAAAAACATGCTGGCCTTTGCACTACTGAACTGACCCTAGCCGGATTCTGGCAGATCTGAGTTTACACCCTTTAGTTGTCCACCCGACTAGTGAGATGGTAAGGCTGgtgtgggctgggctgggctgggggagGATGGGGTGAGATCCAGGCAACAGCTAGACTCCATTCTGGAGCCAAGGTTACAGCTGAAGACCTCACCCAGTGCCCAGCCCACAGATACAATGTCtgggaataagtgtgtgtgtactTTTATTCTTCCTTTACGTCTCATTCTATCACCAGGTTGGACAACACTTTAGAGGAAATCATTTTCAAACTCGTGCCTGGGCTAAGAGAAAGTGAGTGATGTCATTTTAGTATCCACCAACATCAGATATAAATCTAGCATTTGATCGTAGGCCAAGCTGTTTTCTATTTGACCTGAATGATATAACCCCTACCCTGTGTATTCATATATTCTCTTTTTGTTTATTGACTAGAGGAACAACAGCAGGAGATCGAGTTCTGGAGGAGTCGGAAGTGGAAGGAGAATGGAGAAGGTACATTATCTGTGTTAGTGTATCCATGAAGACCAAGACCCTCCTCAGGAGGGACCAGAATGAACCCACTCGGGTGGGCAGAGGTGGGCTGTGATTGGTTATTGAGGCGATGGGTAAGGAGGCTCTATGTGGGGAGAGATCAGTGagcagacaaagacagagaggagTTGTGACTCAGGTTGCATTGTTGCAGTGACTGTAGgtggctgagagagggagagaaggggaggaggaaggggaacgTTTTAACAGCACTCTCTACAAGGCACTGACGAGATCCCCCTGTTTATGATGTACAAATCACATGGAAACAACAGAATGACTAAAAAGATGGATGGATTCGGTTCGCCAGACGCAAATGCCATCCCCATGGCAATATGATGATCGACAGTTTGTCCCAAAGGCCTTTTATGATATTGCATTTCTAGGTGAAAAGCGAAAGACATCGGCATCAATCAAAACCGCCCTATTGTGAATTGTCTTTTCACAGTTTTATATGAATTCAAGGAAAACAAACTCAACTTGTATACTCTCTTGCTCACACGTAACATACAGTACTTATCCATTTATTTTGTCATAGAAGACGGCCCCCGATCGAAGAGATCCAGGCTGGAtgacgacgatgatgatgataatgatggtggtggggaTGGAGACTACCACAGGAGTGACCCGCAGATAGCCATCAGTCTTGACTGTCTACGCAACAGCAGCCTGGTGGGAGAGAACATTGTTAAGGTAAGTCATGGTGGAGAGGTATCTCTTCCCTGCTGCTCTGTTCTTTTTTCTGCTCCCTCTTCCCTGTCTCCCTAACATTATTCCTCCCACTTTTTTTATGTTGATGTCCTTCTAACGGTCCTTTATGTCCTTCTAACGTTCTAACATCTCAGAATGTGAGTTGAATAGAATATAGATAGACAATGATGCTGTGCccttacaacaacaaaaagcacATGTTAattttgcagtttcacatgtgaaatagctGTTTTTCACGTTGAGCTTAAATTTCACACGTGAAACCGTATTTACTGTATTCAATTTAGATTTCACATGTTAACTCCACCTTTTTCACgtgtgaggagaataacatgttttcacctcaTAAGAAAATTGGATATGCAGTTTTACATGTGAAAAacattcacatgtgaaaatctcaTTTTCACATGTGGAAAACATTCAGGTAAAAATCTCACTTTCACATGAAATTgctttttcacatgtgaaaaacattCACATGAAAATCACATTTGCAGTTTCAGATGTAAAACGCTGGTGAAAAACTCACTTTCACATGTGTGGTTGAAATAATGTTATTCTCCTTACAAACTCAAAATGACGCTCACAACAAAGGGAATTAGCAAAGCAAATCACTGACAACCAAAACAAAAACGGATACAGTTGGGTTTTAGTAGGGGTTCTCAAAGAATCTCACGAGGATTGTCCACTGAACGTTGACTAGCAACAAGAGTCTGGATCCTAAAAGGCACACACCACGAATGcccactaaatttgcccaagaaAAGACTAACCAAAATAAAAACCCACACCAAGTTATAATATGGAGCAAACCAAAGGGAGAACACATGATAAAAGGCTTTGTTTTTATCACACTCAAAGAGGAAGTGCTATTCCGCGTTCAAGCACTTCTAACATCTCTCATTCCCACTCTCTCAAGAACCACCGGAGCACTGgcccagccactcttaaataccACCTGGGCTAGCACCTTCCGACTAACGAGATGGGCAAGCCAGCACTGGTGTAACACGTACTTACTAATGAGGTGACACCAATTGGTGCACCCCACCTGCTAACATGCTACCTCGAAATATGAAAGGAAAACCCCGAATCTGGAACAGGTGACCACATCTAAACAGCCCAAATGCGGGACAAGGGAACGATTTTGCAAGACATTCACAGGAACAGTGGACAGAATATATGTTTTGGAGGCAGGTTAATGGATCACGTTCAAACGAAGAGACAGTTCTGCTGTATGAAGGTCACTGcctgttaaaggggcaatccttAGTTGccacatacatttttggacttctaAGTTAATGAAATGAACCCATTGATTCTTAAATATAAAACGTATAAATgcatcatgagcttagttcaactgtcgtacccaccagaacccaaaatatacacttgttttactccattgtttgtaaacaaagtaaatgtaaacgaCCGCTGTATAGgctaaaacatggttaaaactataatgttgatatcatggatggtcagtccttgcatccatagcgtaGTCAATGGAGTTGAGTGGtcgcatttctccagccccatccctcaggtTTTTACTGAAACTGTGGCAGGGAGTAATAGTGTTATTATATGGTGCAATCCTCTAGTGAGTGAGTTACTTTTGTGCCAGTAAGATCAAGGAAAACTACTGAAGTCCAGAACAAAAATTCTTAGGATTTCAAACAAAAAATAATGACATCTAAAGAAAAACAGGAACCCAAAAGTTTTGACAACAATATTTTGTTTTGCTAGGAAATTATTTTCAAATGCAAGAACAAAATGAATTGTAAATGGatgcaaaaaaatgtttttaagtgataaaaaaattaaataaatgacAATGTGATTCAATAAAATGCCTCCCTTTTCCCAGAAATGTTCCCtatctttggttatgttaccctggcctttgctTTCGCTGTCTTTTTTCCAGTTGCAAGTTTTGGCATATTCATTCCAGCAACATAgtaccctgcatcccactgctgggtTGCCTCTGAAGATAAGCAGGGTCGGtctctggatgggagaccagatgtagCTGGAAGTGGTGAAAATGAAACGTGAAAAATAAACTTGCGGAAAACAAATGTCACGTGGGGATTTTTTTTCACGTGAGGGtaaaaaacatgtaaaaaaatTTACCTGTGAAACTTCACACTTGTCCGAAAACCACGTGTCTGACTcgtgaaaaatataaataataattctGATTTGTTCACACATGTTCACATGTGTCTGAAAACCACATGTTTCTTTCATGTGAATTTTTTTATGTGTGGTTATCCTTTATTTCCTGGGGTGTCATTGAAAGCTGGTCAGTGAATATgtggtgaggagggaggggaggatggagagaggagaggagaggagagcaggagggagagaggatcaTAATGGTTTCATATTGAGGTATAATATAGAATGATTCTCTGTGCCAAAGGGATGCTATTAGTATTAAATGCACTAACTGAACTTAATTATgcattcataaaaaataaaaaaaaatgaatcaGAAGATGGCTCTTTGAAACGTATGGATTTGCATGCTCTTCACATAATTCTGAATAAATGTGCCTGAATCATTGAATTCATCTTCTGAACCTCCACTCTAGGGCTTAATGAAGAAATTTATACGCTGCTCGACTCGAGTGACAGTCGGAACAATCAAGAAGTTTCTCAGCTTGAAGTTAAAGCTTCCAAGTTCTTATGAGGTAACAAACTAAGCTTTTGTACGTGCTCTATACCCTTTTGTATGTATCTACTGTATGACCAATATTAAGCTCATGCTATTGAATATTAGTTTTGTGTGGGCCTCACATAAAGCAGTCTCCTGCAGCCTCTCCTGTGTGTTGAGGGGGAAAGGGCTGGCCTTGTTAGCAGGCCCCCTGCTGTACAGAGGCTGTACTTACTCTcgctgcactcttagaaaaagacctgcactcttagaaaaagacCTGCGCTCTTAGAAAAAGACCTGCGCTCTTAGAAAAAGACCTGCGCTCTTAGAAAAAGACCTGCGCTCTTAGAAAAAGACCTGCGCTCTTAGGGAAATACCTGCGCTCTTAGGGAAAGACCTGCACTCTTAGGGAAAGACCTGCACTCTTAGGGAAAGACCTGCACTCTTAGGGAAAGACCTGCACTCTTAGGGAAAGacctgcactcttagaaaaagacCTGCACTCTTAGGGAAAGacctgcactcttagaaaaagacctgcactcttagaaaaagacctgcactcttagaaaaagacCTGCGCTCTTAGAAAAAGACCTGCGCTCTTAGAAAAAGACCTGCGCTCTTTGGGAAAGACCTGCACTCTTTGGGAAAGACCTGCCATCTACAACCTAAAAGGCTTCTTCGGCTGTCCCATAGGATAACCTTTTGAAGAAACATTTTTGGATCCAGGTAGAACATTTTTGGATCCAGGTAGAACATTTTTggatccaggtagaactcttttgagttccatgtagaaccctttccacaaaggaatccaaaagagttctacctggaaccagaaagggttctcctatggggacagcggaAAAcctcttttggaacccttttgttttctaagagtgtgggGCTCCAGAGCACTAAGATTGTATAGATGCCATACACACAATACCACTTTCACTAACTATTTAGAAGTAGTGACTGTCCCAT
This genomic stretch from Salvelinus namaycush isolate Seneca chromosome 4, SaNama_1.0, whole genome shotgun sequence harbors:
- the LOC120045442 gene encoding polycomb group RING finger protein 5-B-like isoform X2, giving the protein MTSPRKHLVKDFNHFITCYVCKGYLIKPTTVTECLHTFCKSCIVQHFEDSNDCPKCGIQVHETNPREMLRLDNTLEEIIFKLVPGLREKEQQQEIEFWRSRKWKENGEDGPRSKRSRLDDDDDDDNDGGGDGDYHRSDPQIAISLDCLRNSSLVGENIVKGLMKKFIRCSTRVTVGTIKKFLSLKLKLPSSYELDVLCNGEIMGKDHTMEFIFMTRWRLRGETAYPMVLEYRPRIDFG
- the LOC120045442 gene encoding polycomb group RING finger protein 5-B-like isoform X1, translated to MTSPRKHLVKDFNHFITCYVCKGYLIKPTTVTECLHTFCKSCIVQHFEDSNDCPKCGIQVHETNPREMLRLDNTLEEIIFKLVPGLREKEQQQEIEFWRSRKWKENGEEDGPRSKRSRLDDDDDDDNDGGGDGDYHRSDPQIAISLDCLRNSSLVGENIVKGLMKKFIRCSTRVTVGTIKKFLSLKLKLPSSYELDVLCNGEIMGKDHTMEFIFMTRWRLRGETAYPMVLEYRPRIDFG